A genome region from Pseudanabaena sp. Chao 1811 includes the following:
- a CDS encoding carbon dioxide-concentrating mechanism protein CcmK encodes MAIAVGMIETLGFPAVVEAADAMVKAARVTLVGYEKIGSGRVTVIVRGDVSEVQASVAAGTDSVKRVNGGQVLSTHIIARPHENLEYVLPIRYTEEVEQFRDNVNSIRPINRP; translated from the coding sequence ATGGCGATCGCAGTAGGAATGATTGAAACCCTTGGTTTCCCTGCCGTTGTAGAAGCAGCTGATGCTATGGTTAAAGCTGCTCGCGTTACCTTAGTTGGTTACGAAAAGATCGGTAGTGGTCGTGTGACCGTTATCGTTCGTGGCGATGTCTCCGAAGTCCAAGCTTCAGTAGCCGCAGGTACTGATTCCGTAAAGCGCGTCAACGGCGGACAAGTTCTTTCCACACACATCATTGCGCGTCCTCACGAAAACCTCGAATACGTTCTACCAATTCGCTACACCGAAGAAGTCGAGCAGTTCCGTGACAATGTAAACTCCATTCGTCCTATCAACCGCCCATAG
- a CDS encoding diguanylate cyclase domain-containing protein — MQLLEAIPKKEYILVVDDTPPNLQLLLTMLARKGYDAHGVPDGAAALSNAKEQLPDLVLLDINMPNINGFQVCQELKSSDRTRDVPVIFISARDEVLDKVQAFAVGGVDYITKPFQIAEVLARVENQLTLRRLQRQLQEQNERLKQEINSRIIAETLLQEANAKLERLVNLDGLTQLANRRCFDEYLEQEWQRLARERQPLSLIMCDIDFFKNYNDTYGHIAGDDCLRKVSHLIKQSVRRPADLAARYGGEEFVLVLPNTDIEGSMLVAEAIRNKLLELKLPHEDSAVSEFVTLSMGVTALIPKIDSQPSILLTSADYALYRAKELGRNQTYQIG; from the coding sequence ATGCAACTGCTTGAAGCCATCCCAAAGAAAGAGTACATCTTAGTTGTAGATGATACACCTCCTAATCTACAACTGCTGTTAACCATGCTAGCCCGTAAAGGTTATGACGCGCATGGTGTACCCGATGGAGCAGCAGCATTATCCAATGCCAAGGAACAATTGCCTGATTTGGTTCTTTTAGATATTAATATGCCAAATATCAATGGGTTTCAGGTCTGTCAAGAGCTAAAGTCTAGCGATCGCACCCGTGATGTTCCTGTGATTTTCATTAGCGCTCGTGATGAGGTTTTAGATAAGGTACAAGCTTTTGCCGTTGGTGGTGTGGACTATATTACTAAGCCTTTTCAAATTGCCGAAGTGCTAGCAAGGGTTGAGAATCAACTCACATTGCGAAGGCTGCAAAGACAGCTACAAGAGCAAAATGAACGCCTAAAGCAAGAAATCAATAGTCGAATTATTGCGGAAACACTTCTGCAAGAAGCCAATGCGAAATTAGAAAGACTAGTTAACTTAGATGGTCTAACACAGCTCGCCAATCGTAGATGTTTTGATGAATATCTCGAACAGGAATGGCAAAGATTGGCGCGGGAAAGGCAACCTTTGTCTTTGATCATGTGTGATATTGATTTCTTTAAAAACTACAACGATACCTATGGGCATATTGCGGGGGATGATTGCTTACGCAAAGTTTCGCACTTGATCAAACAATCGGTACGTCGTCCTGCGGATTTGGCAGCACGTTATGGAGGGGAAGAATTTGTATTAGTATTGCCGAATACAGACATCGAAGGATCAATGCTAGTTGCAGAGGCAATTCGGAACAAGTTATTAGAGTTAAAGCTGCCCCATGAGGATTCTGCTGTTAGTGAGTTTGTGACTTTGAGTATGGGGGTAACGGCTTTAATTCCAAAGATTGATTCGCAACCATCAATTTTGCTAACCTCGGCAGACTATGCGTTGTATCGCGCTAAAGAGCTAGGTAGAAATCAAACCTATCAGATCGGATAA
- a CDS encoding HEAT repeat domain-containing protein — MSTEICFDGYLKSLVSKYERSQDCYTQTDATDLFDFGLMVQTLEEKNERQESQNFEPEKPKIETFPVLDGIRKYASEKVLLVGKPGSGKSTALQKMLVDEAQKVIDGEASLIPVLIELRSWRTSYLALIKDFFRAHKLRLDEETIDALLFEGKLLLLVDGVNELPADDHARQDILTLRETNPDTPMIFTTRMLGVGGDLGIEKKLEMLPLNDSQMRQFVHMRLPEQGNQMLQQLGNRLRQFGDTPLLLSMLCDVFKINGRVPANLGSAFRDFANLYDGKLKEHIPVSEQSRSWWSKLLPQLAFAMMPQDRPDGLRLSMPRSESVDILTQFLEREKFDKPRDYAQQWLKDLLKHHLIQVKLVGTNEEIEFRHQLIQEYYAAEYLLPLLPNLSDLKLQHSYLNYLDWTESLALMLELVESEEQAVRVVRLALEVDLRLGARLAGAVKYGFQEKTVGLLMKEIDERKIPQVSAIDILGTTMSEIVFEPLAQILQDSNNSVSQKAAKMLGMIGNDKVVEHLMEYLIASRYYRMQATDALVRINSNKVVEILAPYLQQEASVSSEVSSHVILILSKIGSDKAVESLSKVFNDFNNLNRWNAAWALAKIGSDKAIETLIQALKDSDDFVRWKVAEILGNISDSKAIETLIQALKDSDDFVRWKVAEILGNIGGSQAVDALIQSLKDSNDFVLRKVTESLGRIGNDRAVEPLIEILKDSNNYVRWYVVDALGEIGSDKAIQSLVHILNESHDYVRRNIVDALEIIRNNNVVDPLVQRLDAFDDFAQNNNTVFVQNNIIEMEEILDMVERGSAFESAIDSLDSSNKFLYGKLAKALGEIGNKKAVEPLIRLLKNSDDYLRRNVVEALGKIGSDKAVDALIQLLND; from the coding sequence ATGAGTACAGAAATTTGTTTTGACGGGTATTTAAAGTCGCTTGTTAGCAAATACGAGCGATCGCAGGATTGTTATACTCAAACCGATGCAACCGATCTGTTTGATTTTGGCTTGATGGTGCAGACCTTAGAGGAGAAAAACGAGCGTCAAGAATCGCAAAATTTTGAACCAGAAAAGCCCAAGATTGAGACGTTTCCTGTACTTGACGGCATCCGTAAGTACGCTTCTGAAAAAGTATTGTTGGTCGGTAAACCGGGATCTGGTAAGTCAACGGCTCTCCAAAAAATGCTTGTGGATGAGGCGCAAAAAGTAATAGATGGTGAAGCATCGTTAATTCCTGTCTTGATTGAGTTGCGATCTTGGCGCACTTCTTACTTAGCTTTGATTAAGGATTTTTTTAGAGCGCATAAACTCAGGTTAGATGAGGAAACAATTGATGCTCTTTTGTTTGAGGGCAAATTACTGTTATTGGTTGATGGGGTGAATGAGTTACCTGCTGATGATCATGCAAGGCAGGACATCTTAACTTTGCGAGAAACAAATCCTGATACTCCCATGATTTTTACAACAAGGATGTTGGGGGTGGGCGGAGATCTGGGAATTGAGAAGAAACTGGAAATGCTGCCATTGAATGATTCGCAAATGCGTCAGTTTGTCCATATGCGTTTGCCAGAGCAAGGCAATCAAATGTTGCAGCAATTAGGCAATCGCCTCCGCCAGTTTGGAGATACGCCTTTACTCCTATCGATGCTATGCGATGTTTTTAAAATAAATGGCAGAGTTCCCGCCAACTTAGGATCGGCTTTTAGGGATTTTGCAAATCTCTATGATGGCAAGCTCAAGGAACATATCCCAGTTTCAGAACAATCGCGATCATGGTGGTCTAAGTTATTACCGCAATTAGCTTTTGCGATGATGCCTCAAGATCGTCCTGACGGTTTACGCTTGAGTATGCCTCGATCTGAATCTGTGGATATTTTAACTCAGTTTTTAGAGCGAGAGAAGTTTGATAAACCAAGGGACTATGCTCAGCAATGGCTTAAAGATTTATTAAAGCATCATCTTATTCAAGTAAAACTTGTAGGTACTAATGAAGAAATCGAGTTTCGACATCAATTAATTCAGGAATATTATGCGGCTGAGTATCTATTGCCATTACTCCCTAATCTTAGTGATCTCAAGCTTCAACATAGCTATCTTAACTATTTAGACTGGACAGAATCTCTAGCTTTGATGTTGGAGTTGGTGGAGAGTGAGGAGCAGGCGGTGCGGGTGGTAAGGCTGGCGCTAGAGGTGGATTTGCGGTTGGGGGCGAGGTTGGCTGGGGCGGTGAAGTATGGGTTTCAGGAGAAGACGGTTGGGTTGTTGATGAAGGAAATAGATGAACGTAAAATTCCTCAAGTGTCGGCGATCGACATTTTAGGAACAACTATGTCTGAGATTGTATTTGAGCCACTCGCTCAAATACTGCAAGATTCAAATAATTCTGTGAGTCAGAAAGCAGCAAAGATGTTAGGCATGATTGGTAATGATAAAGTAGTTGAACATCTTATGGAATATTTAATAGCTTCGAGATATTACAGGATGCAAGCAACAGATGCATTAGTTAGAATTAATAGTAATAAGGTGGTTGAGATACTTGCACCATATCTACAACAAGAAGCGTCAGTAAGTAGTGAAGTAAGTAGCCATGTAATATTAATATTAAGCAAAATTGGTAGTGATAAAGCTGTTGAATCTCTTAGTAAAGTATTCAATGATTTTAATAATTTGAATCGTTGGAATGCAGCATGGGCATTAGCTAAGATTGGCAGTGACAAAGCCATTGAGACGCTAATTCAAGCTCTCAAAGATTCAGATGATTTTGTTCGTTGGAAAGTAGCAGAGATATTGGGCAACATTAGCGATAGTAAAGCCATTGAGACGCTAATTCAAGCTCTTAAAGATTCAGATGATTTTGTTCGTTGGAAAGTAGCAGAGATATTGGGCAACATTGGCGGTAGTCAAGCAGTTGATGCTCTGATTCAATCCCTCAAAGATTCAAATGATTTTGTCCTTAGAAAAGTAACAGAGTCATTAGGTAGAATTGGTAATGACAGAGCAGTTGAACCTCTAATTGAGATTCTCAAAGACTCAAATAATTATGTACGTTGGTATGTAGTAGATGCATTAGGCGAAATAGGAAGTGATAAAGCAATTCAATCATTAGTTCATATCCTTAATGAGTCCCATGATTATGTACGTAGGAACATAGTGGATGCCTTAGAAATAATCAGGAACAATAATGTAGTTGATCCACTAGTTCAGCGTCTTGATGCTTTTGATGATTTTGCACAAAATAACAACACAGTATTTGTGCAAAACAATATAATAGAGATGGAAGAGATACTAGACATGGTAGAGAGGGGTAGTGCGTTTGAATCTGCTATAGACTCTCTCGACAGTTCTAATAAATTTTTATACGGGAAATTAGCAAAAGCATTAGGTGAGATTGGTAATAAAAAGGCAGTTGAACCGCTCATTCGATTGCTCAAGAATTCTGATGATTATTTGCGGAGGAACGTAGTAGAAGCATTAGGTAAGATTGGGAGCGACAAAGCTGTTGATGCACTCATTCAATTGCTCAATGATTGA
- the hisS gene encoding histidine--tRNA ligase, producing the protein MSSLQVTRGTRDILAPEIYYWQQLETTARQILNQAAYNEIRTPIFEATELFARGIGEATDIVGKEMYTFIDRGDRSLTLRPEGTAGVARSYIENKLFAQGGVQRLWYMGAMFRYERPQAGRQRQFHQLGVEVLGSADPRADAEVIAIASDFLQAVGLTDLVVDLNSVGSAEDRVAYRQALVDYFTPFVEEIDSDSRDRLTRNPLRILDSKDKRTQEISQDAPSILDYLSPESQQHFEKVQNLLTDLNIAYRINPRLVRGLDYYTRTAFEIQSNQLGAQSAVCGGGRYDRLIAELGGADVPAVGWAIGLERLVILMQQVAERKQAAIDFYVISRGEQAEAKSLSIAQTLRKAGFTVELDVSGAKFDKQFKRASNANAKAAVVIGDSEIEAGQVQIKWLDSGEQEAIAIADLSDSFEVLRQKL; encoded by the coding sequence TCAGGTCACACGCGGCACTCGCGATATCCTCGCCCCCGAAATTTATTACTGGCAGCAGTTAGAGACAACTGCACGTCAAATTCTGAATCAAGCCGCCTATAACGAGATTCGCACGCCCATTTTTGAAGCTACGGAGCTATTTGCGCGGGGTATCGGTGAAGCTACAGATATTGTCGGCAAAGAGATGTATACCTTTATCGATCGCGGCGATCGCTCTTTGACTTTGCGTCCAGAGGGAACGGCGGGAGTAGCAAGATCCTATATCGAAAATAAATTATTTGCTCAAGGCGGTGTGCAGCGTCTTTGGTATATGGGCGCGATGTTTCGTTATGAACGCCCCCAAGCAGGTCGCCAGCGCCAATTTCACCAGTTAGGGGTAGAAGTATTAGGTAGCGCCGATCCCCGTGCTGATGCCGAAGTAATTGCGATCGCTAGTGATTTTTTGCAAGCTGTGGGTTTAACCGATCTCGTGGTTGATCTCAACTCGGTGGGCAGTGCGGAAGATCGGGTTGCCTATCGTCAGGCATTGGTGGACTATTTCACGCCTTTTGTAGAAGAAATTGATTCCGATTCTCGCGATCGCCTCACGCGCAATCCTTTACGAATTCTCGATAGCAAAGATAAGCGCACTCAAGAAATTTCCCAAGATGCACCGAGCATTCTCGATTATTTAAGCCCTGAATCGCAACAGCATTTTGAGAAAGTCCAAAATCTCTTAACAGATTTGAATATCGCCTATCGCATTAATCCTCGCTTAGTGCGGGGCTTAGACTACTACACCCGTACAGCCTTTGAAATCCAGTCCAATCAACTGGGCGCACAGTCGGCAGTTTGTGGTGGCGGACGCTACGATCGCTTAATTGCGGAACTCGGTGGTGCGGATGTGCCTGCGGTGGGTTGGGCGATCGGCTTAGAGCGTTTGGTCATCCTCATGCAACAGGTTGCGGAACGCAAACAAGCGGCGATCGATTTCTATGTCATTTCGCGAGGCGAACAGGCGGAAGCGAAGTCTCTATCCATTGCTCAAACTCTCCGTAAGGCAGGATTTACAGTGGAACTTGATGTCAGTGGTGCGAAATTTGATAAACAATTCAAACGGGCTAGTAATGCCAATGCTAAAGCTGCCGTTGTCATCGGTGATAGCGAAATCGAAGCAGGACAAGTCCAAATCAAATGGCTAGATTCTGGTGAACAGGAAGCGATCGCGATCGCTGATCTCAGTGACAGTTTTGAGGTGCTGAGACAGAAATTGTAA
- a CDS encoding ribulose bisphosphate carboxylase small subunit — MVVRSFAAPPTPWSRNLAEPKIDPSAYVHSFSNLIGDVHIGANVLIAPGTSIRADEGNPFHIGNSTNVQDGVVIHGLEKGRVVGDDGKEYSVWIGDSTSITHMALIHGPAYVGNNCFIGFRSTVFNARVGDGCIISLHALVQDVEIPAGKYVPSGAVITTQQQADLLPNVRESDQNFASHVVGINDSLRQGYRCAADIACITPIRQQQEKSPQPSRNSASGFNKQLNTQINKPNSNQISNQINHNLTDINAERNGSMAGDLAQQIRQLLGQGYHVAVEYADVRRFRSGSWQSHAIPHTSEASTVIAAVQAALVENEGEYVRLVAVDPKAKRRVSETIIQRPSDKAAVISNAAPSTSNGSAPKATNGFAASANSADIAGQVRQLLAQGYRISTEYADARRFRSAAWQTGPAIDASNESSVIAALNSILAEHEGEYVRLVGVDPKAKRRVVETIIQRADSQAVSIGQSNSNGATASFTTSRANGNGVTTGDVASTVGQLLAQGHRISVEHADERHFRTTSWQTLPAITANSPAAAIAALENYIAEYSDEYVRLVGVDTKAKRRVVELLVHRPGGQPVAPTRTAVKVSNSSNSSYGGGAGRISGDMLSRIRQLLSQGYRIGTEHADERHFRTSSWFSCSPITASNESEVIRALEACLDEHGDEYVRLLGIDPKAKRRVFEGIIQRPAK, encoded by the coding sequence ATGGTAGTTCGTAGCTTTGCTGCCCCCCCTACACCTTGGTCTAGGAATTTGGCAGAACCCAAAATTGATCCATCCGCCTACGTTCATTCTTTTTCCAATCTAATTGGCGACGTTCACATCGGCGCAAATGTTTTGATTGCCCCAGGTACGTCAATCCGTGCAGATGAGGGCAATCCTTTTCATATTGGTAATAGTACAAACGTTCAGGATGGTGTTGTCATTCATGGTTTGGAAAAAGGTCGCGTGGTTGGCGATGACGGGAAAGAATATTCCGTCTGGATCGGCGATAGTACCTCCATCACGCACATGGCTCTGATTCATGGACCAGCCTATGTTGGCAACAATTGCTTTATTGGGTTCCGTTCCACAGTGTTTAATGCCAGAGTCGGTGACGGCTGCATTATTTCCTTACATGCTCTTGTCCAAGATGTAGAAATTCCTGCTGGTAAATATGTTCCTTCTGGTGCAGTGATTACAACGCAGCAACAAGCCGATCTGCTACCAAATGTGCGGGAATCAGACCAAAACTTTGCGAGTCATGTTGTCGGTATCAACGATTCCTTGAGACAGGGGTATCGCTGTGCTGCTGATATTGCCTGCATTACACCGATTCGCCAGCAGCAAGAGAAATCACCACAACCAAGCAGAAATTCTGCGTCAGGTTTTAATAAACAGCTTAATACGCAAATTAATAAGCCAAACTCTAATCAAATTTCTAATCAAATTAATCACAATCTTACCGATATAAACGCAGAGAGGAATGGATCTATGGCTGGGGATTTAGCGCAGCAAATACGACAACTTTTAGGTCAGGGCTATCATGTGGCAGTGGAGTACGCAGATGTACGTCGCTTCCGCAGTGGCTCTTGGCAATCTCATGCTATTCCACATACATCTGAAGCTTCAACAGTAATTGCTGCTGTACAAGCTGCTTTAGTAGAAAATGAAGGTGAATATGTTCGCTTGGTTGCGGTTGACCCCAAGGCAAAGCGTCGTGTTTCCGAAACTATTATTCAACGTCCCAGTGATAAAGCAGCAGTAATCAGCAATGCTGCACCTAGTACCAGCAATGGTAGTGCGCCTAAAGCGACCAACGGTTTTGCGGCTAGTGCTAACAGTGCTGATATTGCGGGTCAAGTTCGTCAACTTTTGGCTCAGGGCTATCGCATTAGTACAGAATATGCCGATGCTCGTCGCTTCCGTTCCGCTGCATGGCAAACTGGTCCTGCGATCGATGCCTCCAATGAATCCAGTGTAATTGCTGCCTTAAATAGCATTCTTGCTGAACATGAAGGCGAATATGTACGTTTAGTTGGTGTTGATCCTAAAGCTAAGCGTCGCGTAGTCGAAACTATCATTCAACGTGCTGATAGCCAAGCTGTAAGTATTGGTCAATCGAATAGCAATGGTGCAACGGCAAGTTTCACTACTTCTCGCGCTAATGGTAATGGCGTTACAACTGGAGATGTTGCATCTACTGTCGGTCAACTTTTGGCTCAAGGTCATCGCATTAGTGTAGAACATGCGGATGAGCGCCATTTCCGTACTACTTCTTGGCAGACTCTTCCTGCGATTACCGCTAATAGTCCAGCCGCTGCGATCGCTGCTTTAGAAAATTACATCGCCGAATATAGTGACGAATATGTGCGTCTTGTTGGTGTAGACACCAAGGCAAAGCGCCGTGTTGTCGAACTGCTAGTACATCGTCCCGGTGGTCAGCCCGTCGCTCCAACCCGCACTGCGGTAAAGGTCAGCAACTCTAGTAACAGCTCCTATGGTGGTGGTGCTGGCAGAATTAGTGGAGATATGTTGTCACGCATTCGTCAACTTTTGTCTCAGGGATACCGTATTGGCACTGAACATGCCGATGAGCGCCATTTCCGCACTAGTTCTTGGTTTAGCTGTTCACCGATCACTGCTTCTAATGAGTCAGAAGTAATTCGTGCTTTAGAGGCTTGCCTTGATGAGCATGGTGATGAGTATGTGCGCTTGCTAGGCATTGATCCTAAAGCTAAGCGTCGTGTATTTGAAGGCATCATTCAACGTCCTGCAAAGTAA
- a CDS encoding EutN/CcmL family microcompartment protein: protein MQIARVCGTVVSTYKEPNLSGSKFLLLQLVDLQGQLLSDYEVATDTVGAGVDEWVLFTRGSGARQVQGSENRPIDAAVVAIIDTVSLSDRTLYSKKYNERMQ from the coding sequence ATGCAAATTGCTAGAGTTTGCGGTACGGTCGTCAGTACCTACAAAGAGCCTAATCTATCTGGAAGCAAGTTTCTGCTCTTGCAGCTTGTCGATCTCCAAGGACAGTTACTTTCAGATTACGAAGTGGCAACAGATACTGTCGGTGCTGGCGTAGATGAATGGGTGCTATTTACTCGTGGGAGTGGCGCAAGGCAGGTACAAGGCAGTGAAAATCGTCCGATTGATGCGGCTGTTGTCGCCATCATTGATACCGTTAGCCTCAGCGATCGCACTCTCTACAGCAAAAAGTACAATGAAAGAATGCAATAG
- a CDS encoding ABC transporter ATP-binding protein has protein sequence MQKVSATSEVLTNSGLISTDQVSYQTKFRTLLTNISVAIAQGSKTALIGATGSGKTTFLRMLNRLVDPSVGTITLNGKNIQDIPIQTLRRRVMLIPQEPSLLGMSVTEALSYPLRLQNFPTSEIESRVQKWGEKLQIDRKLLNRSELELSLGQRQWIAIARAFIMEPEVLLLDEPTSALDRGLSHLLLDILTESTRLPQPMTVVMINHQLDLVQPWCDRLICLHQGELVQDAEAAEINWQEIDNLLRRNLTPEPDDWE, from the coding sequence ATGCAAAAGGTTTCAGCAACATCCGAGGTACTCACCAACAGTGGGTTGATTTCCACCGATCAGGTGAGTTATCAAACTAAATTTCGCACACTTTTGACAAATATTTCGGTAGCGATCGCCCAAGGTAGCAAAACTGCGCTAATTGGCGCAACAGGATCGGGCAAAACCACATTCTTGAGGATGCTCAATCGTTTAGTCGATCCCTCCGTCGGCACAATCACTCTCAATGGCAAAAATATTCAAGATATCCCCATTCAAACTCTGCGGCGACGAGTAATGCTCATACCACAGGAACCAAGCCTATTAGGAATGTCAGTTACAGAAGCCCTTAGCTATCCTTTGCGCTTACAAAACTTTCCAACTAGCGAAATTGAATCGCGTGTCCAGAAATGGGGTGAGAAATTGCAGATTGATCGCAAGTTACTCAATCGCTCAGAGCTAGAGCTATCCCTCGGTCAAAGACAATGGATTGCGATCGCCAGAGCTTTCATTATGGAACCAGAGGTACTTTTGCTAGATGAACCAACTTCAGCTTTAGATCGGGGTTTATCCCACTTGTTATTAGATATCTTGACAGAGTCAACTCGTTTGCCCCAGCCCATGACCGTAGTAATGATCAATCATCAACTCGATCTAGTCCAACCGTGGTGCGATCGGCTAATTTGCTTACATCAAGGTGAACTAGTCCAAGATGCAGAAGCAGCAGAGATTAATTGGCAAGAAATTGATAATTTATTAAGGCGAAATCTAACCCCAGAACCAGACGATTGGGAGTAA
- a CDS encoding carbon dioxide-concentrating mechanism protein CcmK, translating into MPIAIGMIETRGFPAIVEAADAMVKAARVTLVGYEKIGSGRVTVIIRGDISEVKASIAAGVEGANRVNGGEVVSTHTIARPHENLEYVLPIRYTREVEQFAF; encoded by the coding sequence ATGCCGATCGCTATTGGAATGATCGAGACTAGAGGCTTCCCCGCAATTGTAGAAGCGGCGGATGCCATGGTCAAAGCTGCTCGCGTTACCCTTGTGGGTTACGAAAAAATCGGTAGTGGGCGGGTTACAGTCATTATCAGAGGTGATATCTCTGAGGTGAAAGCATCCATCGCTGCTGGAGTTGAAGGTGCAAACCGAGTGAATGGGGGCGAAGTAGTTTCGACTCATACCATTGCTCGACCACACGAAAACTTAGAGTATGTCCTACCAATTCGTTATACGCGAGAAGTAGAGCAATTTGCTTTTTAG
- a CDS encoding FecR domain-containing protein, with translation MRLAIEKLGRSLQLIKPFLKLNYGEQPHMFLWNLLKSFSKTFGKDIPQAFYRTFPQGFPQGFWRLTFQPKRIAFFCAGLCIFALAMPQLAPVSAQSTQATVQEILDGNQVFIQNQQAYVNDVASASQQVRTGNSRTALLFNTGAVARLSANSVLRIGQCAQLSRGTILVNGAINACSSGITTGVRGTTYLLEVDESGNQQVKVLEGEVVVKRNPKPLFDDSDKPNTKPTDKPTTTTSPTSNQVQKPNVSVPNTVKNSPTPKPQATPSPVPNSSGNKPVDSKSQPAQASDEVVLKSGEKIEVAQTGDLGIIQKLTENEFVNLLQGNLFQGFTNQIPGINKVRDVFNGLFPNVNFPISIPGIPTPSIPIPSLPSFPF, from the coding sequence TTGCGATTAGCGATCGAGAAATTGGGACGCAGCCTTCAATTAATTAAACCCTTTCTCAAGCTTAATTATGGAGAACAACCACATATGTTTTTATGGAATCTTTTAAAATCTTTTTCCAAAACTTTTGGCAAAGATATTCCACAGGCTTTTTATCGGACTTTTCCACAGGGTTTTCCACAGGGTTTCTGGAGACTGACTTTTCAGCCAAAGCGAATTGCCTTTTTCTGTGCAGGGCTATGTATTTTTGCATTAGCCATGCCCCAATTAGCGCCTGTATCCGCCCAGTCTACGCAAGCTACGGTGCAGGAAATTCTGGATGGCAATCAGGTTTTTATTCAAAACCAGCAAGCCTACGTTAATGATGTCGCCAGTGCCAGCCAACAAGTTCGCACTGGCAATTCTAGAACTGCGCTTTTATTTAATACAGGAGCCGTGGCAAGACTATCGGCAAATTCAGTATTGAGAATTGGGCAATGCGCCCAACTGAGCCGTGGCACGATTTTAGTTAATGGAGCAATCAATGCTTGCTCTTCAGGAATTACGACAGGGGTGAGGGGAACGACTTACTTATTGGAAGTAGATGAGTCAGGCAATCAACAGGTCAAGGTTTTAGAAGGCGAAGTAGTCGTAAAGCGTAATCCAAAGCCTTTATTTGATGATAGTGATAAGCCTAATACCAAACCAACGGATAAGCCTACGACGACAACATCGCCCACATCCAATCAGGTGCAGAAACCTAATGTTAGTGTTCCAAATACAGTTAAGAACTCTCCGACACCTAAGCCCCAAGCTACTCCTTCTCCAGTTCCCAACAGTTCAGGGAATAAACCTGTTGACTCCAAGTCTCAACCTGCTCAAGCAAGCGATGAAGTAGTTTTGAAGTCGGGTGAGAAGATTGAGGTGGCTCAAACTGGTGATTTGGGCATCATCCAAAAGCTCACTGAAAATGAGTTTGTCAATCTATTGCAAGGGAATTTATTCCAAGGTTTCACAAATCAAATCCCCGGAATCAATAAAGTTAGAGATGTCTTTAATGGTCTCTTCCCCAATGTGAATTTCCCAATCTCAATTCCCGGAATTCCTACACCTAGTATTCCTATTCCTAGTTTACCTAGCTTCCCATTCTAA
- a CDS encoding carbon dioxide-concentrating mechanism protein: MSSSASQRIDLSGSALGMVSTISFPAIVGTADMMLKSATVRLVGYEKVGNGFCTAIIRGQITDVRMAVEAGAETAKEFGQLVSTIVIPRPYPNLEAILPISSRLSQLTDGRYSRLSNQAIGLLETRGFPAMVGAADMMLKSADVHLAGYETIGAGLCTAIIRGNVADVAIAIEAGMYEAERIGEFHTLMIIPRPLDDLEETLPTSEYWIETPVPVNIPMIALQEQERELVQLPNLEIAEVETISIGER; this comes from the coding sequence ATGTCTAGTAGTGCATCTCAAAGAATTGATCTCTCAGGAAGTGCTTTGGGAATGGTCTCAACTATTAGTTTTCCTGCAATTGTTGGTACGGCTGACATGATGCTCAAATCTGCGACTGTACGGCTAGTCGGTTATGAAAAAGTCGGGAATGGATTTTGTACAGCGATTATCCGAGGTCAAATTACTGATGTCAGGATGGCAGTAGAAGCTGGAGCCGAAACTGCTAAGGAGTTTGGACAATTAGTTTCTACGATTGTGATTCCGCGCCCCTACCCAAATTTGGAGGCAATTTTACCAATTAGTAGTCGTCTGAGTCAGTTAACCGATGGACGCTATAGTCGTCTTAGTAACCAAGCGATCGGGCTACTTGAAACCCGTGGATTTCCTGCAATGGTGGGGGCTGCCGATATGATGCTGAAATCAGCAGATGTACATCTCGCTGGCTATGAAACCATTGGGGCAGGTTTATGTACTGCAATTATTCGGGGCAATGTCGCAGATGTGGCGATCGCGATCGAAGCAGGTATGTATGAAGCTGAGCGCATCGGAGAATTCCATACCCTGATGATTATTCCTCGTCCCCTTGATGATCTCGAAGAAACATTACCAACTTCCGAATATTGGATTGAAACCCCAGTGCCTGTAAATATTCCGATGATTGCTCTCCAAGAACAAGAGAGGGAATTAGTCCAATTACCAAACTTAGAGATTGCTGAAGTAGAAACTATTTCCATAGGCGAGCGCTAG